From Panthera uncia isolate 11264 chromosome E1, Puncia_PCG_1.0, whole genome shotgun sequence, one genomic window encodes:
- the CFAP97D1 gene encoding sperm axonemal maintenance protein CFAP97D1 yields the protein MNNCLDYLAYPVIVSNHRQSTTFRKKLDFGHYIFHKNRIQIVKPTVDTKPPVAHTHHILKLSKLQGEQKRIDKIEYENKQLCQKIANARRGPARVDCWNEYFSKSLNRETRNRELVRITVENQGILKRLGDRKPHYDRRSSEIDWQNSRRYIRNTTKYLLSRDE from the exons ATGAACAATTGCCTGGATTATCTTGCCTACCCTGTAATCGTCTCTAATCACAGGCAGAGCACGACCTTCAGGAAGAAACTGGACTTTGGCCACTACATATTTCACAAGAATAGGATACAAATAG TGAAGCCTACTGTCGATACCAAACCTCCGGTGGCACACACgcatcacattttaaaactgaGCAAACTACAG GGTGAACAAAAGCGAATCGACAAAATcgaatatgaaaacaaacaactgtGTCAGAAAATCGCAAACGCCCGTCGCGGCCCTGCCAGGGTGGATTGCTGGAACGAATATTTTTCCAAGAG CTTGAACAGAGAAACAAGAAACCGGGAGCTAGTGAGAATCACCGTGGAAAACCAGGGCATTCTGAAGAGGCTTGGCGATCGAAAACCGCACTATGACCGCAGATCATCCGAGATAGATTGGCAG aattcAAGGCGCTATAtcagaaatacaacaaaatatcTTCTCTCCCGAGATGAATAG